One window of the Nocardia huaxiensis genome contains the following:
- the acpM gene encoding meromycolate extension acyl carrier protein AcpM: MATTQEEIVAGIAEIVEEVTGIEAAEVTIDKHFVEDLEIDSLSLVEIAVQLEDKYTVKIPDEDLASLRTVDDAVAYVQKMQAQDPELAAELEAKFGKIKEL, translated from the coding sequence ATGGCAACCACACAGGAAGAAATCGTCGCCGGCATCGCGGAGATCGTCGAAGAGGTGACCGGCATCGAAGCCGCCGAGGTGACGATCGACAAGCACTTCGTCGAAGACCTGGAAATCGACTCGCTCTCCCTGGTCGAGATCGCGGTGCAACTCGAGGACAAATACACCGTGAAGATCCCCGACGAAGACCTCGCAAGCCTGCGAACCGTCGACGACGCAGTCGCCTACGTCCAGAAAATGCAAGCCCAGGACCCCGAACTCGCCGCCGAACTGGAAGCCAAGTTCGGCAAGATCAAGGAGCTCTGA
- a CDS encoding MerR family transcriptional regulator, with the protein MLVDRHLGGFDAGHLFDDLRDAGDDFFLCGCHETPFLGAINCPQYAKSSSAVEIQGVVMEDTGSKALVTIGELARSSGIAVRTIRFYCDEGLLASRRSAGGHRLFEAETATERLLLVRRLRAVGLTLGVISEVLRGEVPLDEAIAAESARLDEEFRSLAWRRASVRAIDDAAPPQRDRRLALLAAAQDGSAVHDCLVAFWRRVLGPIRPRDVELFVGWNVPEPPANPSVDEVVAYAELAALAIEPDMKDAVRQQLWRSRPERIRDLQQLYAGVDDAMVAVVPLVQRGVPPRGGSELDRFVHAHAGARGEHDSPRFRAQLLSNGTDSDHRIQRYWALTSTLVGDRITVGQAHTWVLDALSHDTRPGRSGHHPVPH; encoded by the coding sequence GTGCTTGTCGATCGTCACCTCGGCGGCTTCGATGCCGGTCACCTCTTCGACGATCTCCGCGATGCCGGCGACGATTTCTTCCTGTGTGGTTGCCATGAAACACCCTTTCTCGGTGCGATCAACTGTCCCCAGTACGCTAAAAGCTCCAGCGCGGTGGAGATTCAAGGGGTTGTGATGGAGGACACAGGATCGAAGGCGCTGGTGACTATCGGAGAGTTGGCGCGTAGCAGTGGGATTGCGGTGCGCACGATCCGGTTCTATTGCGATGAGGGGCTTTTGGCGTCGCGGCGCAGCGCGGGCGGACATCGGCTGTTCGAGGCCGAAACTGCCACCGAGCGACTGCTGTTGGTTCGGCGGTTGCGGGCGGTCGGGCTGACGCTGGGGGTGATTTCCGAGGTTCTGCGCGGGGAGGTGCCGCTCGACGAGGCGATCGCGGCCGAAAGCGCCCGGCTGGACGAGGAATTCAGGTCGCTCGCGTGGCGGCGCGCATCGGTGCGCGCCATCGACGATGCCGCACCGCCACAGCGCGACCGGCGGCTCGCACTGCTGGCCGCCGCGCAGGATGGCAGCGCGGTGCACGATTGCCTCGTCGCGTTCTGGCGGCGCGTCCTCGGGCCGATCCGCCCGCGTGATGTCGAGTTGTTCGTCGGCTGGAATGTTCCTGAGCCGCCTGCGAATCCGTCGGTGGACGAGGTGGTCGCATATGCCGAACTGGCCGCGCTCGCCATCGAGCCGGATATGAAGGACGCTGTGCGGCAGCAACTGTGGCGGTCACGGCCGGAGCGGATCCGCGACCTGCAGCAGTTGTACGCCGGTGTGGACGATGCGATGGTGGCGGTGGTGCCGCTGGTCCAGCGCGGCGTGCCGCCACGTGGCGGCAGTGAACTCGATCGATTCGTCCACGCCCACGCCGGGGCCCGCGGCGAACACGACTCTCCGCGTTTCCGTGCGCAATTGCTCAGCAATGGCACCGACTCCGACCACCGGATCCAGCGGTACTGGGCATTGACGTCGACGCTCGTCGGCGATCGAATCACCGTGGGACAGGCGCACACCTGGGTGCTCGACGCCCTCTCACACGACACCCGGCCGGGCCGATCCGGACACCATCCAGTGCCACACTGA
- a CDS encoding ankyrin repeat domain-containing protein has translation MSAEDIDPQVLELASKIFDMARSGDAAGLASYIEAGVPVNLTNDRGDTLLMLAAYYGHADAVTTLLAHGADPNGATGSGQTPVAGAVFHGAADVVKALLAAGADLDAGAPSARESAAMFDKTEWLEAIEKS, from the coding sequence ATGAGCGCTGAAGACATCGACCCGCAGGTCCTCGAACTCGCATCCAAGATCTTCGACATGGCCCGCAGCGGCGACGCGGCCGGCCTGGCCTCCTACATCGAGGCCGGCGTCCCGGTGAACCTCACCAACGACCGCGGCGACACCCTCCTCATGCTCGCCGCCTACTACGGCCACGCCGACGCCGTCACCACCCTGCTCGCCCACGGCGCCGACCCCAATGGCGCCACCGGCAGCGGCCAGACCCCCGTCGCCGGCGCGGTCTTCCACGGCGCCGCCGATGTCGTGAAGGCCCTCCTCGCCGCGGGCGCGGACCTGGACGCCGGCGCCCCGTCCGCCCGCGAGTCCGCCGCCATGTTCGACAAGACCGAATGGCTCGAGGCCATCGAGAAGTCCTGA
- a CDS encoding T6SS immunity protein Tdi1 domain-containing protein, with product MPFRLIGPFGFEQVMPAWAQHFPRFDTVVGYSDLGHAFLMSTRTGEYAILDPYSPGTKTYGPFTEITDFIDKVLFDPSVVTYVLQPQHVSDIRKLLGPLADDEVYIATPYPFLGGSEAPGAYDKGGVWVFFDLVAQAHGFE from the coding sequence GTGCCTTTCAGATTGATCGGCCCCTTCGGCTTCGAGCAGGTCATGCCGGCGTGGGCCCAGCACTTCCCCCGGTTCGACACCGTGGTCGGCTATTCCGATCTGGGGCACGCCTTCCTCATGAGCACCCGCACCGGCGAGTACGCGATCCTCGACCCGTACAGCCCCGGCACCAAGACCTACGGACCGTTCACCGAGATCACCGACTTCATCGACAAGGTGCTCTTCGATCCGAGCGTCGTCACCTATGTGCTTCAGCCCCAGCATGTTTCCGACATTCGCAAACTGCTGGGACCGCTCGCCGACGACGAGGTCTACATCGCCACCCCGTACCCGTTCCTGGGCGGATCCGAAGCCCCCGGGGCCTACGACAAGGGCGGGGTGTGGGTGTTCTTCGATCTCGTCGCCCAGGCCCACGGCTTCGAGTGA
- a CDS encoding TAXI family TRAP transporter solute-binding subunit, with amino-acid sequence MTVKRYVTIAAAALATAGLLTGCGGRQDSSTADSGGEVTCEVAQDTRIAIATGNAGGVYFALGNAYATQITEATGGRVKATAAETGASVQNIQQLVAGNYQVAFALADTAADAALGTSGFEGKQPIRALSRIYTNYTQVIVREGLDINSVADLRGKRVSTGSPKSGTEVIAQRLLRAAGLNPDTDVSAQRLDLTKTVDGMKDGSIDALFWSGGLPTPNITDLFTTAGSKVRFLDISDLLDEMRQVNPVYEAGTIPAATYSLPADVKTIVVPNLLLVRDDLDANLSCVLTKVLFDRKTQLEQANPAAKGIERATARNTSPVELHRGSDKALS; translated from the coding sequence ATGACAGTGAAGCGCTATGTCACGATCGCCGCGGCGGCTCTGGCCACGGCCGGATTGCTCACCGGTTGCGGTGGCCGCCAGGACAGTTCGACCGCCGACAGCGGCGGCGAGGTCACCTGCGAGGTCGCCCAGGACACCCGCATCGCCATCGCCACCGGCAATGCGGGCGGGGTCTACTTCGCCCTCGGCAATGCCTACGCCACCCAGATCACCGAGGCCACCGGCGGCCGGGTGAAGGCCACCGCCGCGGAGACCGGGGCGTCGGTGCAGAACATTCAGCAACTGGTGGCGGGCAACTACCAGGTCGCGTTCGCCCTCGCCGACACCGCCGCCGACGCGGCGCTGGGCACCTCCGGTTTCGAGGGCAAGCAGCCGATTCGCGCGCTCTCGCGCATCTACACCAACTACACGCAGGTGATCGTTCGCGAGGGCCTCGATATCAACTCCGTCGCCGATCTGCGTGGCAAACGCGTGTCCACCGGCTCCCCGAAATCGGGCACCGAGGTGATCGCCCAGCGATTGCTGCGCGCGGCCGGACTGAATCCGGACACCGATGTCTCCGCCCAGCGCCTGGACCTGACCAAGACCGTCGACGGCATGAAGGACGGCTCGATCGACGCCCTGTTCTGGTCCGGCGGCCTGCCGACCCCGAATATCACCGACCTGTTCACCACTGCCGGGAGCAAGGTCCGCTTCCTCGACATCAGCGATCTGCTCGACGAGATGCGGCAGGTGAATCCGGTCTACGAGGCGGGAACCATTCCGGCCGCCACCTACAGCCTGCCCGCTGATGTGAAAACCATCGTGGTCCCCAACCTGCTGCTGGTCCGCGACGATCTCGACGCCAACCTGTCCTGCGTCCTCACCAAGGTCCTCTTCGACCGCAAAACCCAACTGGAGCAGGCGAATCCGGCCGCCAAGGGCATCGAACGCGCCACCGCCCGCAATACCAGCCCGGTCGAACTGCACCGCGGCAGCGACAAGGCGCTGTCCTAG
- a CDS encoding nitroreductase family deazaflavin-dependent oxidoreductase, with protein MNAFNENVIAEFRANNGKVGGPFEGRDNMVVITTTGAKSGRQITNPLVFLPDGDRIVLIASNGGADKHPAWYHNLRANPELTVELGTETYTGKAEFIEDPERGELYDRMVEIMPQFDDYRTGTTRRIPVVAVYRQSA; from the coding sequence ATGAACGCATTCAACGAGAACGTGATCGCCGAATTCCGCGCCAACAACGGCAAGGTGGGCGGCCCCTTCGAGGGTCGCGACAATATGGTCGTCATCACCACGACCGGCGCGAAGTCCGGCCGCCAGATCACCAACCCGCTGGTGTTCCTCCCCGACGGCGACCGCATCGTCCTCATCGCCTCCAACGGCGGCGCCGACAAGCATCCCGCCTGGTACCACAACCTGCGCGCCAACCCCGAGCTCACCGTCGAACTCGGCACCGAAACCTACACGGGCAAGGCCGAATTCATCGAAGACCCCGAACGCGGCGAGCTCTACGACCGCATGGTCGAGATCATGCCCCAGTTCGACGATTACCGCACCGGCACCACCCGCCGCATCCCCGTGGTCGCGGTCTACCGTCAGTCCGCCTGA